ATGGCGCCCAGGCCGTCGTCTTCGGCCCGGGGACCCTCGCCGTCGCCCACACCCCCGACGAACATATCCACCTCCTCGAGCTACACCAGGCCGCCCAGGTCTTCCTCGTCCTCCTCCAGCAGTTCACCGCATCAACCTGAGCGCGTGCAAAACCCCCGCCCGGTCGCCTGAACCGACGGCCAGCTCCATTTGTAAGCCGGGATTCATTTCGGCATCCCTAAGTAGGAGCGGCTTTCGCCGCGACCCCTTGCACCATCGAGAACCAGGGGTTCCGAGTTGCCGGGGCGTCTTCCGTCGCGACCCGTGCGCCATCGAAGACGGAGGTTCGGGGCGAAAGCCCCTCTTACAAAACAGATCGCAGGGCTTCTCCTCCAATGCCAGAGATTCGATGTAAGGCGATTGCGGACAGTTGCCCTGCTTGAACCGATCGCGCAACGGGAGGGGGAAAGGTTGCCTTTACCCCCTCTTCAATCATTTCGGGGCATGCGCCGCAGGTCAACAATTCGCAGTTATCCTCCGGTTTTGGGACACACCCATCCCCACGGGTGTGTCCCGATTTTGTCGGGCCTAGCCGCCTTGTAGGACAACTGCGAGCAGTTGTCCTACTTTTGGGATACACCCTTCCCCACCTTCGCTTGACATCGAACAGATGTTCGCATAAGATTTGGGAAACTTGGGATAAGCCTTGGGATTCGGCATACGCGTTCTGTCGACGGGGAGGATGTCCGATGAAACAGAGGCGGCGGGTGCAGGCGCGGCGGGATCTGCGGAGGGAGATCTACCGGTTCATCGTCCGCTGGAATCGGGAGCAGGGGACCTATCCGACCGTCCGGGAGATCCAGAAGGGGTTGCGCATCTCCTCAACGTCTCTGGTGCATTATCATCTGCGCCGGCTGGAGGAGGCGGGCCTGGTCCAGCGGTTCGACCGGCGATCCCGGGGGATCCGGATCCGTCAGTGGCCCGACGGGCTGACCCCATCGGAGGACTTGATCTCCTTGCCCTTTATGGGGTTCATCGCGGCGGGTGATCCCATCCCGGATCCGGATGCGGAGCCGCAAGGATGGATCCCCATCCCTCGCCTCTGGCTCCTCGAGACGGACGGGCTCTTCGTCCTGCGTGTGCGCGGGGATTCGATGATCGACGCCCTGGTCCGGGATGGCGATCTGATCGTGGTGAAGCCTGCGGCCCAGGTTGAGAACGGGGAGATGGCGGTGGTCTGGCTGCGGGATCGCCAGGCGACGACGCTCAAACACGTCTACTATGAGCCGGAGCAGGGGCGCATCCGACTTCAGCCCGCCCATCCATCCATGAAACCCCTCGTGCTCCCCGAGGAGGACGTTCAGATCCAGGGGAAAGTCATCCAGGTGCTCCGCAACCTGAACGGCGCCCCCTTCCCCACCGTGCCCCCAGCCGGATAGGGCCCTGGCGCCCCTTCCTCTTTGAGGTTCAGGCGGGGCGTAGCGCTGCTGTGCCCCGCTCCCATGCTGCGCCTTGTTCGAATGGGCGCCGGGAGGATCCTCCGGAGCCGCATTCGGATGCAGCGATGAGGGGACATCACTGAAACGGACGAGGCCGTTTTCAACCCCTGAAGGAGAGCACAGCCTCCGGGACCGGGCCTTCCCGGACGAGGATGACCCGGACATCCACGGCATGGACACCCTCCCCCGGGCGGCCCACAATCAGCGGATTGAGATCGATCTCCGCGATCTCGGGATGCTCCTGCATCATCCCGCCGACCTGCCGCAAGATCTCGAGCACGCGCTCCGGTCGCTCCAGGCGTCCCTCCCGGCTGCCCTGCAGCAGACGGCGGCCGATGGCTGTTTCCTCCAGCATGGCCTCTGCCTCCGCCTCGCTGAAGGGCACCAATCGGAAGGTCACGTCCTCCCGGAGCTCCGCTTCCACTCCACCGGCCCCGAACATCACCACCGGGCCGAAGAGGGGGTCCCGGTAGGCGCCGATGATGAGCTCCAGGCCCGACGGGGCCATGCGCTGGATCAGCGCATATTCCCCGGGCCGGATCAGCCGGGAGAACGCGTCGCGCACCTCGTCGGGCTTCCGGAGGTTCAGGATCACCCCGCCCGCTGCGCTTTTATGGACCAACCCCGGGGCCACCCGCTTCAGGGCCACCGGATAACCGATGCGCTCAGCCAGCGCGATGGCCTCCTCGGGGGTCGCGGCCAGTCCGGAAGGGGGCACGGGCAAGCCCCACGCCGCCGCCAGCTTCGCTCCGGCCTGAGGATCCAGCCGATCCTTCCCCCAGGCGATCGCCTCTTGAAGCACGGCCGTTGCGCATCCCCGATCTATGGGTTGAGCAGACGCGATGGGCGCCTGTAGACGGCGCCGGATCTCTGCCCATTCCCGCAGGACGCCCAGGGCGAACGCTGCCCGGCACGGGGTCAAGAAATGGGGAACCCCGGCCCGGTGGAGAACCCGGGCCGCGGCGAGGGCCTCCGTGCCGCCGAAGATCACCCCCACCACCGGCCGAGGGCTCCCGGAGGCCGCGTGCCCAATGGCCTCGGCGACCTCCCGGGCGGAGGTGACCGCCTGCGGAACAAAGAGGGCCATCACCGCGTCCACCTCCGGCGCCCGCAACAGCACCTCCAGGGCTTGCGCGTAATGGGAGGGCTGCGGACCCCCCATCAGATCCACCGGGTTCCCGGTGAAGGCCTGAGGCGGCACGACCTTCCGGAGGGCTTCCTGAGTGTCCATTGAGAGCGAAGCGAGCTGAAACCCGGAGCGGGCCAGGTGATCCGCCCCGATCGCCGCCGGCCCCCCCGCGTTGGTCAGGATCACCGCCCGGGGTCCCGGAGGCGGGGGCTGCATCGCCAGGACGAGGGCGGCGTCCATCAGGGCTTCCAGAGAATCCACGACGATGGCCCCCACCGCGTGGGCGACCGCCCGGAAGATGCGCTCCGGCAGGGCCAGCGCCCCGGTGTGAGAGGCCACCGCGCGGGCTCCTTCCGGCGTGCGTCCCGCCCGCAGGATCACCAGGGGTTTGCGCTCGCTCACCCGACGGGCCGCTTCCAGGAAACGACGGCCACCGCAGATCCCCTCCACATACGCCGCCACCACCTGCGTAAACGGATCCGCCATCAGGGAGAGCAGGGCGTCGGCCAGGTCGATATCCGCCTGGTTGCCCAAGCTGATCACCCGGGAGAAGCCGATCCCCACCGCGGCCCCCCAGTCCAGGAGCCCGCCGCACACGGCGCCGGAATGCGACACCAGGCCCACCGGCCCCGGCTCCGGCATCCGATGGATGAACGTAGTGTTCAGGGGGATCCGCGTGTCGATGAGGCCGACGGCGTTCGGCCCGATGAACCGCAAGCCATAGCGGCGCGCGATGGCCCGCAGGGCCTCCTCCCGCTCCCGCCCTTCCCCCCCTCGCTCGGCAAAGCCGGAAGCCACCAGGACGGC
The window above is part of the Thermoflexus hugenholtzii JAD2 genome. Proteins encoded here:
- a CDS encoding acetate--CoA ligase family protein, which produces MDDPLAPFWNARGIALVGASAQPVKLSYGVLHNLVRSGYPGRIYPVNPRGGEILGLPVYRSLAEVPDPVDLAILMVPAEQSVAALEACGRRGIRAAVLVASGFAERGGEGREREEALRAIARRYGLRFIGPNAVGLIDTRIPLNTTFIHRMPEPGPVGLVSHSGAVCGGLLDWGAAVGIGFSRVISLGNQADIDLADALLSLMADPFTQVVAAYVEGICGGRRFLEAARRVSERKPLVILRAGRTPEGARAVASHTGALALPERIFRAVAHAVGAIVVDSLEALMDAALVLAMQPPPPGPRAVILTNAGGPAAIGADHLARSGFQLASLSMDTQEALRKVVPPQAFTGNPVDLMGGPQPSHYAQALEVLLRAPEVDAVMALFVPQAVTSAREVAEAIGHAASGSPRPVVGVIFGGTEALAAARVLHRAGVPHFLTPCRAAFALGVLREWAEIRRRLQAPIASAQPIDRGCATAVLQEAIAWGKDRLDPQAGAKLAAAWGLPVPPSGLAATPEEAIALAERIGYPVALKRVAPGLVHKSAAGGVILNLRKPDEVRDAFSRLIRPGEYALIQRMAPSGLELIIGAYRDPLFGPVVMFGAGGVEAELREDVTFRLVPFSEAEAEAMLEETAIGRRLLQGSREGRLERPERVLEILRQVGGMMQEHPEIAEIDLNPLIVGRPGEGVHAVDVRVILVREGPVPEAVLSFRG
- the lexA gene encoding transcriptional repressor LexA, with translation MKQRRRVQARRDLRREIYRFIVRWNREQGTYPTVREIQKGLRISSTSLVHYHLRRLEEAGLVQRFDRRSRGIRIRQWPDGLTPSEDLISLPFMGFIAAGDPIPDPDAEPQGWIPIPRLWLLETDGLFVLRVRGDSMIDALVRDGDLIVVKPAAQVENGEMAVVWLRDRQATTLKHVYYEPEQGRIRLQPAHPSMKPLVLPEEDVQIQGKVIQVLRNLNGAPFPTVPPAG